A single region of the Alteriqipengyuania flavescens genome encodes:
- a CDS encoding PilZ domain-containing protein: protein MSNVGTRNLSRDSLFVLSDLTVAGSSDVHRVKVRNLSEGGMMAEGSAPVQRGEKVSVELRNVGKVDGVVAWLQGNRFGIAFTDNIDPKLVRAPVGNSDLASPRFTRPVLDSARDPSLLRKI, encoded by the coding sequence ATGAGCAACGTCGGCACCCGCAACCTGTCCCGTGACAGCCTGTTCGTCCTCAGCGACCTGACTGTGGCCGGCAGCAGCGACGTGCACCGCGTGAAGGTCCGCAACCTGTCCGAAGGCGGGATGATGGCCGAAGGCTCCGCCCCGGTGCAGCGCGGCGAAAAAGTCAGCGTCGAATTGCGCAATGTCGGCAAGGTCGACGGGGTCGTCGCATGGCTGCAGGGCAACCGCTTCGGCATCGCTTTTACCGATAACATCGACCCCAAGCTGGTCCGTGCCCCGGTGGGGAATAGCGACCTTGCATCGCCGCGCTTCACCCGCCCCGTGCTGGACAGCGCGCGCGACCCTTCCTTGCTCCGCAAGATCTAG
- the dksA gene encoding RNA polymerase-binding protein DksA has translation MSERQLEYFRGLLTDWKKSILSASEGTLQSLQSGPLREPDPNDRASSETDWSIELRTRDRQRKLISKIDSALRRIDEGEYGYCEVTGDPIGLGRLIARPIATMTVEAQEAHERRERISRDD, from the coding sequence ATGTCCGAGCGGCAGCTCGAATATTTTCGAGGCCTGCTGACCGACTGGAAGAAATCGATCCTGTCCGCTTCCGAAGGCACGCTGCAATCGCTCCAGTCCGGCCCCTTGCGCGAACCCGATCCCAACGATCGCGCATCCAGCGAAACCGACTGGTCGATCGAGCTCAGGACCCGCGATCGCCAGCGCAAGCTGATTTCCAAGATCGATTCCGCGCTGCGCCGCATCGACGAAGGCGAATACGGCTATTGCGAGGTAACCGGCGATCCCATCGGCCTCGGCCGCCTGATCGCACGCCCCATCGCCACGATGACCGTCGAAGCGCAGGAAGCGCACGAGCGGCGCGAACGCATTTCCCGCGACGACTGA
- a CDS encoding GNAT family N-acetyltransferase — MADREWTVELAPGVSAFTAAEWDAMAGTANPFVKHGFLSALEDSGSVGPGTGWQAIPLVVRNENGAPRAALPAYAKGHSQGEYVFDHAWADAWERAGGDYYPKLQISVPFTPATGPRILGDTDLAPALLAAARQVVARHDWSSAHATFIEPAQQALFEDAGWLLRSDIQFHWHNRDYADFDGFLADLASRKRKAIRKERARAVEGLEIVHLTGDEIKAGHWDAFWVFYQDTGARKWGTPYLTRAAFDLFGERMGEDLVLMLALAEGAPVAGALNFIGEDALYGRYWGCTEDRPFLHFELCYYQAIDVAIARGLSRVEAGAQGGHKLARGYEPVETVSAHWMPDPGFRSAVADFLERERAGVETDRMFLGERTPFRKGG, encoded by the coding sequence ATGGCGGACCGCGAATGGACCGTCGAACTGGCGCCCGGCGTGTCGGCCTTCACGGCCGCCGAATGGGACGCGATGGCGGGCACCGCCAATCCTTTCGTGAAACATGGCTTCCTTTCCGCGCTCGAGGATTCGGGCAGTGTCGGCCCCGGGACCGGCTGGCAGGCCATCCCGCTGGTGGTGCGTAACGAAAACGGCGCGCCGCGCGCAGCGCTGCCGGCCTATGCCAAGGGGCACAGCCAGGGCGAATATGTGTTCGACCACGCCTGGGCCGACGCGTGGGAGCGGGCAGGGGGCGATTACTATCCCAAGCTGCAGATCAGCGTGCCGTTCACCCCCGCCACGGGTCCGCGCATCCTTGGCGACACCGACCTCGCCCCGGCACTGCTCGCCGCCGCCCGGCAAGTGGTCGCGCGGCACGACTGGTCGAGCGCGCATGCGACTTTCATCGAACCGGCACAGCAAGCCCTGTTCGAAGATGCCGGCTGGCTTTTGCGCAGCGATATCCAGTTCCACTGGCACAACCGCGACTATGCCGATTTCGACGGGTTCCTCGCCGACCTCGCCAGCCGCAAGCGCAAGGCGATCCGCAAGGAACGCGCCCGCGCTGTCGAGGGATTGGAGATCGTCCACCTCACCGGCGACGAGATAAAGGCCGGGCATTGGGACGCGTTCTGGGTGTTCTACCAGGATACCGGCGCGCGCAAATGGGGCACGCCTTACCTGACGCGCGCGGCCTTCGACCTGTTCGGCGAGCGGATGGGGGAGGATCTCGTCCTTATGCTGGCGCTGGCAGAGGGCGCGCCGGTGGCAGGGGCGCTCAATTTCATCGGCGAGGATGCGCTGTACGGGCGTTATTGGGGCTGCACCGAAGACCGCCCGTTCCTGCATTTCGAGCTATGCTATTACCAGGCGATCGACGTCGCCATCGCGCGCGGCCTCTCGCGGGTGGAGGCGGGGGCGCAGGGCGGACACAAGCTTGCCCGCGGCTATGAACCGGTCGAAACCGTGTCGGCGCACTGGATGCCCGATCCGGGCTTTCGTAGCGCCGTGGCCGATTTCCTCGAGCGCGAGCGCGCCGGGGTGGAAACCGACCGGATGTTCCTTGGCGAACGGACGCCGTTCAGGAAAGGCGGGTAG
- a CDS encoding glycerophosphodiester phosphodiesterase family protein, with product MPSSLLDRLLSPAPKPSRVAWLTQQEYAHRGLHDDGRIENSRSAFAAAIECGLGIECDVQRSADREVVVFHDWTLERLTGAVGETAKYSAKVLAAMPLKGSNDTIPTLAAFLDQVAGQVPVLVEIKSKDDRRVVTPCMAVRRALEGYRGRAAVMSFDPRVCRWFAAHAPHIVRGLVVTEEGHRTLMGRLRRHLALWHARPDFLAYDVRDLPSRFAESQRRRGLPLLSWTVKTPDLRRAALDAGATPIAEAQGF from the coding sequence TTGCCGTCAAGCCTGCTTGATCGCCTGCTTTCCCCTGCGCCCAAGCCATCGCGGGTCGCGTGGCTGACGCAGCAGGAATACGCCCACCGGGGATTGCATGACGACGGGCGGATCGAGAATTCGCGCAGCGCCTTCGCCGCCGCGATCGAATGCGGGCTCGGCATCGAATGCGACGTCCAGCGCTCGGCAGACCGCGAAGTCGTGGTCTTCCATGACTGGACGCTGGAAAGGCTGACCGGCGCGGTGGGCGAGACCGCGAAATACAGCGCGAAAGTGCTCGCCGCCATGCCCCTGAAAGGCAGCAATGACACGATCCCGACGCTCGCTGCTTTCCTCGACCAGGTCGCCGGGCAAGTGCCCGTGCTGGTCGAGATCAAGTCCAAGGACGACCGCCGGGTCGTTACCCCCTGCATGGCCGTGCGCCGCGCGCTGGAGGGTTATCGCGGCAGGGCGGCGGTGATGAGCTTCGATCCGCGCGTGTGCCGCTGGTTCGCGGCGCATGCCCCCCATATCGTGCGCGGGCTGGTAGTGACGGAAGAAGGCCACCGCACGCTCATGGGTCGCCTGCGCCGCCATCTCGCCCTGTGGCACGCGCGGCCCGATTTTCTCGCCTACGACGTCCGCGACCTGCCCAGCCGCTTTGCCGAAAGCCAGCGGCGGCGCGGGCTGCCGCTGCTCAGCTGGACCGTGAAGACGCCCGACTTGCGCCGCGCCGCGCTGGACGCCGGCGCAACGCCGATCGCCGAAGCTCAAGGCTTCTGA
- a CDS encoding RidA family protein gives MSIEDTLAARGIVLPKAAAPVASYRPVMIHCGIAYVSGQLPFVNDQLVTGTLGNDVGLDQGVEAARACGLMILAQLKETLGSLDRVEQVLKLGGFVASDPHFTDQPKVVNGASDLMADIFGEAGQHARSAVGVPALPLGAAVEVDAIVAVKPA, from the coding sequence ATGAGCATCGAAGACACACTGGCCGCGCGCGGCATCGTGCTGCCGAAGGCCGCGGCCCCGGTCGCCAGCTATCGCCCGGTGATGATCCACTGCGGGATCGCTTATGTTTCGGGCCAGTTGCCGTTCGTGAACGACCAGCTCGTCACCGGCACGCTGGGCAACGATGTCGGGCTCGACCAGGGTGTGGAGGCCGCGCGCGCCTGCGGCCTGATGATCCTCGCCCAGCTGAAAGAGACGCTGGGTTCGCTCGACCGGGTGGAACAGGTGCTCAAGCTCGGCGGCTTCGTCGCCAGCGACCCGCATTTCACCGACCAGCCCAAGGTGGTGAACGGGGCGAGCGACCTGATGGCGGATATTTTCGGCGAGGCCGGGCAGCATGCCCGCAGCGCCGTGGGCGTGCCTGCCCTCCCGCTCGGCGCCGCTGTGGAAGTGGACGCGATCGTTGCCGTCAAGCCTGCTTGA
- a CDS encoding HAD family hydrolase yields the protein MSRPLIVSDCDEVLLFMVGPFRDWLDETQGVDFTVGSNNFAEAMRWRDSGEPVGEKDIWRLLRAFFDTEMGRQTPIPGAVEALNTLSEHADIVILTNLTDNHREMRAQQLAAHGIEAKVYTNQGPKGPALAAIVEEHAPSEVYFIDDLPQHHKSARETVPHVTTLHLCGEPELAPHIDCAHEAGHADARLDSWAEALPWLLERVVKNREAAA from the coding sequence ATGAGTCGCCCACTTATCGTTTCCGACTGCGACGAAGTCCTGCTGTTCATGGTCGGCCCGTTCCGCGACTGGCTGGACGAGACGCAGGGTGTCGACTTCACTGTCGGCAGCAACAATTTCGCCGAGGCGATGCGCTGGCGGGACAGCGGCGAGCCGGTCGGCGAAAAGGACATCTGGCGCCTGCTGCGCGCGTTCTTCGATACGGAGATGGGGCGCCAGACACCTATCCCCGGCGCGGTGGAGGCCCTGAATACGCTCAGCGAACACGCCGACATCGTGATCCTGACAAACCTGACGGACAACCACCGCGAGATGCGGGCGCAGCAGCTGGCCGCGCACGGGATCGAGGCGAAGGTCTATACCAACCAGGGTCCCAAGGGCCCGGCGCTGGCGGCCATCGTGGAAGAGCATGCGCCGAGCGAGGTCTATTTCATCGACGACCTGCCGCAGCACCATAAATCCGCGCGCGAGACCGTGCCGCACGTCACCACGCTGCACCTGTGCGGGGAGCCGGAGCTGGCACCGCATATCGATTGCGCGCACGAGGCGGGCCACGCCGATGCGCGGCTCGACAGCTGGGCGGAAGCGCTGCCGTGGTTGCTGGAGCGGGTGGTGAAGAACAGGGAGGCTGCTGCATGA
- a CDS encoding DUF3572 domain-containing protein — translation MLGWVLGDDDRAHRLLALTGLEAADLRAGLGDPAVLGSVLEFLSNHEPDLVACADALGVDPQAIVAAKQELCA, via the coding sequence GTGCTCGGCTGGGTGCTGGGGGACGATGACCGCGCCCACCGGCTGCTCGCCCTGACCGGGCTGGAAGCTGCCGATTTGCGTGCCGGGCTGGGCGATCCTGCCGTGCTTGGCTCCGTGCTGGAATTCCTGTCGAACCACGAACCCGATCTCGTCGCCTGCGCCGATGCGCTGGGCGTCGATCCGCAGGCGATTGTCGCCGCGAAACAGGAGCTTTGCGCATGA
- a CDS encoding response regulator, with protein sequence MTKRILLVEDNDLNRKLFGDVLKAGGHDVMPIADGSQALEAMRRFGPDLVIMDIQLPNISGLDLIAEIRRDPALKAVPVLAVTAYAGKGDEEKIRDAGADNYLAKPVSIGPFMQAVNALLAPAPGTTLSAAPA encoded by the coding sequence GTGACGAAGCGTATCCTGCTTGTCGAGGACAACGATCTCAACCGCAAGCTGTTCGGCGACGTGCTGAAGGCGGGCGGCCACGACGTCATGCCCATCGCCGACGGCAGCCAGGCGCTGGAGGCGATGCGCCGCTTCGGCCCCGATCTCGTCATCATGGACATCCAGCTGCCCAATATCTCCGGCCTTGACCTGATTGCGGAAATCCGCCGCGATCCGGCATTGAAGGCTGTGCCGGTGCTGGCGGTAACCGCCTATGCCGGCAAGGGCGACGAGGAAAAGATCCGCGACGCCGGGGCGGACAATTACCTCGCCAAGCCGGTCAGCATCGGGCCGTTCATGCAGGCGGTGAACGCGCTGCTGGCACCGGCGCCCGGCACCACGCTCAGCGCGGCCCCGGCCTGA
- a CDS encoding acyl carrier protein, which yields MDRAEVDAKIRTLVEPFNKKGIAITEDTTFQNDLEFDSLTVMDFVAAIEDEFDILISMNQQAEIETWGQLVDAVTKLQAD from the coding sequence ATGGACAGAGCCGAAGTCGACGCCAAGATCCGAACGTTGGTGGAGCCCTTCAACAAGAAGGGCATCGCGATCACCGAAGACACCACTTTCCAGAACGACCTCGAATTCGACAGCCTGACGGTGATGGATTTCGTCGCTGCGATCGAGGACGAATTCGACATCCTCATCTCGATGAACCAGCAGGCCGAAATCGAGACCTGGGGCCAGCTGGTCGACGCCGTCACCAAGCTGCAGGCGGACTGA
- the spt gene encoding serine palmitoyltransferase encodes MSEGVSQADQPQELEGGEQDLFSKFDPIIAQRRALLDSGLEDPFSLVMEKVLSPTRAICNGRDTILLGTYNYMGMTFDPQVIEAGEQALRDFGSGTTGSRVLNGTYQGHKECEDALREFYGMDHAMVFSTGYQANLGIISTIAGKGDYIVLDIDSHASIYDGCKLGDAEIVPFKHNDIEALEKRLKRIPEGAGKLVILEGVYSMLGDVAPLKDMVRIAKENGAMVLVDEAHSMGFIGENGRGVCEEQGVLDDCDFIIGTFSKSVGTVGGFCVSNHPKFEIMRLVCRPYVFTASLPPAVVATAATSIRKLMHGSNKRAHLWDNSRSLHAGLKELGFQLGTEEPQSAIIAVIMPDLQQGAMMWEALLKEGLYVNLARPPATPANMTLLRCSLCAEHSEEEVTTILGMFERAGKAVGIL; translated from the coding sequence ATGAGCGAAGGCGTTTCGCAGGCCGACCAGCCGCAGGAGCTGGAGGGCGGGGAGCAGGACCTGTTCTCCAAGTTCGACCCGATCATCGCACAGCGCAGGGCCCTGCTCGATTCCGGGCTGGAAGATCCCTTCTCACTCGTGATGGAAAAGGTGCTCAGCCCCACCCGGGCGATCTGCAACGGCCGCGACACGATCCTGCTCGGCACCTATAATTACATGGGCATGACCTTCGATCCGCAAGTGATCGAGGCGGGCGAACAGGCCCTGCGCGATTTCGGAAGCGGCACCACCGGCAGCCGGGTCCTCAACGGCACGTACCAGGGCCACAAGGAATGCGAGGACGCGCTGCGCGAATTCTACGGCATGGACCATGCCATGGTCTTCTCGACCGGGTACCAGGCCAATCTCGGCATCATCTCCACCATCGCCGGCAAGGGCGATTACATCGTCCTCGACATCGACAGCCATGCCTCGATTTACGACGGCTGCAAGCTGGGCGATGCGGAGATCGTGCCGTTCAAGCACAACGACATCGAAGCGCTGGAAAAGCGCCTGAAGCGCATTCCCGAAGGCGCCGGCAAGCTGGTGATCCTGGAGGGCGTCTATTCGATGCTGGGCGACGTCGCCCCGCTGAAGGACATGGTCCGCATCGCCAAGGAAAACGGCGCGATGGTGCTGGTGGACGAGGCGCATTCGATGGGCTTCATCGGCGAAAACGGCCGCGGCGTCTGCGAAGAGCAGGGCGTGTTGGACGATTGCGACTTCATCATCGGCACGTTTTCGAAAAGCGTCGGCACGGTGGGCGGCTTCTGCGTGTCCAACCACCCGAAGTTCGAAATCATGCGGCTGGTCTGCCGCCCCTATGTCTTCACCGCCAGCCTGCCGCCCGCGGTGGTCGCCACTGCCGCCACCAGCATCCGCAAGCTGATGCATGGCAGCAACAAGCGTGCGCATCTGTGGGATAATTCGCGCAGCCTGCACGCCGGACTGAAGGAACTCGGCTTTCAACTTGGCACCGAAGAACCGCAAAGCGCGATCATCGCGGTAATCATGCCCGACCTGCAGCAGGGCGCGATGATGTGGGAGGCGCTGCTGAAGGAAGGCCTCTACGTCAATCTCGCCCGCCCGCCCGCAACGCCCGCGAACATGACCCTGCTACGCTGTTCGCTGTGCGCCGAACATTCCGAAGAGGAAGTCACGACGATCCTCGGCATGTTCGAACGCGCCGGCAAGGCGGTGGGGATCCTTTAG
- a CDS encoding AIM24 family protein — protein MRAVLAWLGRTGFLYLLLFAGIAFFVFAWPAVRGGLSGESLRQDAMSVEAVREQLAEDRQAAQAGLEARVAEAGTLGSKSLAERRGALVQERAAIDGELAEGGGWLDSIRPSRILARKRLQLRRAAVEAELAAIDLAREKDARQVAVARATAELQEYRRIPTERAIAISRRLCRDATAELEAFDEREALDRAARQIFLLQRARLESERRRTCDLAESRATTRDRGLAARDAVFEARARLAEAQDIVASPLPDPAAGVSDTTLRDIALRALLALLAVLLIPFAIRVLFYYVFAPIVARGAPIRLALPSGLGIVPQAEGGSRPTLSVTLAEGEELLVRQSYLQSSPAGADMRTQWLLSWGSILTSLASGMAFLTRARGAGGTYGISARDDPFAEIARIDLPRGSALVMQPRALAAIVQPEGQPMPIRSRWRLFSLHAWLTFQLRYLVFHGPGALIVKGGRGVRIEPATGGRRFGQDQLVGFSAHTAYTVTRSETFLPYFFGREPLFRDRVADVDADSFRAEPGILVIEEAPMAGRRKGVRAGLEGAFDAALKAFGI, from the coding sequence ATGAGGGCGGTCCTCGCCTGGCTGGGGCGGACCGGCTTCCTTTACCTGTTGCTGTTCGCCGGCATCGCATTCTTCGTGTTCGCGTGGCCCGCCGTGCGCGGGGGGCTGTCGGGCGAGAGCCTGCGTCAGGACGCGATGAGCGTGGAGGCGGTGCGCGAACAGCTGGCCGAAGACCGGCAAGCGGCGCAGGCCGGGCTGGAAGCGCGGGTTGCCGAGGCCGGCACTCTCGGCAGCAAAAGCCTGGCCGAGCGGCGCGGCGCCCTGGTGCAGGAGCGCGCCGCCATCGACGGCGAACTTGCCGAAGGTGGCGGCTGGCTCGATTCCATTCGCCCCTCGCGCATCCTCGCGCGCAAGCGTCTCCAATTGCGCCGTGCGGCGGTGGAAGCTGAGCTTGCCGCTATCGACCTGGCGCGCGAAAAGGACGCGCGGCAAGTAGCGGTCGCGCGGGCGACAGCCGAACTGCAGGAATACCGCCGCATCCCGACCGAACGGGCGATCGCGATCTCGCGCCGGCTGTGCCGCGACGCGACCGCCGAGCTGGAAGCCTTCGACGAGCGGGAGGCGCTGGACCGCGCCGCGCGGCAGATCTTCCTGCTCCAGCGGGCGCGTCTCGAAAGCGAGCGCAGGCGTACATGCGATTTGGCGGAGAGTCGGGCCACGACCCGCGACCGCGGGCTGGCGGCGCGCGATGCGGTGTTCGAGGCGCGGGCCCGGCTGGCGGAGGCGCAGGACATCGTCGCTTCGCCGCTGCCCGATCCCGCCGCCGGAGTCTCCGACACGACCCTTCGCGACATCGCCTTGCGCGCCTTGCTGGCGCTGCTTGCCGTGCTGCTCATCCCGTTCGCGATCAGGGTGCTGTTCTACTATGTGTTCGCCCCCATCGTTGCGCGCGGGGCGCCGATCCGGCTTGCCTTGCCGAGTGGGCTTGGCATCGTGCCGCAGGCCGAGGGCGGATCGCGGCCGACGCTGTCGGTCACGCTTGCGGAGGGCGAGGAATTACTGGTCCGCCAAAGCTATCTGCAATCGAGCCCTGCCGGTGCGGACATGCGCACGCAGTGGCTGCTCAGCTGGGGCAGCATCCTCACCAGCCTTGCGAGCGGCATGGCCTTCCTCACCCGGGCACGCGGGGCGGGCGGCACCTATGGCATCTCCGCGCGCGACGATCCCTTTGCGGAGATCGCCCGAATCGACCTGCCCCGCGGCTCCGCGCTTGTCATGCAGCCGCGCGCGCTGGCGGCCATCGTCCAGCCGGAAGGGCAGCCGATGCCGATCCGCAGCCGGTGGCGGCTGTTCAGCCTGCACGCCTGGCTGACCTTCCAGCTGCGCTACCTCGTCTTCCACGGGCCGGGCGCGCTGATCGTGAAAGGCGGGCGCGGGGTGCGGATCGAGCCTGCGACCGGCGGGCGCCGCTTCGGCCAGGACCAGCTGGTCGGCTTCTCCGCCCACACCGCCTACACCGTCACCCGCAGCGAGACCTTCCTCCCCTATTTCTTCGGGCGGGAGCCGCTGTTCCGCGACCGGGTGGCAGATGTCGACGCTGATTCGTTCAGGGCCGAGCCCGGCATTCTGGTGATCGAGGAAGCGCCGATGGCCGGCCGCCGCAAGGGCGTGCGCGCCGGGCTGGAAGGCGCCTTCGACGCGGCGCTGAAGGCCTTCGGGATTTAG
- a CDS encoding OsmC family protein, with amino-acid sequence MTIKKHGSATYEGLGKSGKGHVSTESGALSAQPYGFNTRFEDGNGTNPEELIAAAHASCFTMALAFQLADTGHEDGTLTTDAQVSLEKDGDGFTVTKSALSLKGKVPGLDEAKFMELAEKAKANCPISKLLNAEITLDAKFEG; translated from the coding sequence ATGACAATCAAGAAACACGGCAGCGCAACCTACGAAGGCCTCGGCAAAAGCGGCAAAGGCCACGTGTCAACGGAATCGGGCGCGCTGTCCGCCCAGCCCTATGGCTTCAACACCCGCTTCGAAGACGGCAACGGCACCAACCCGGAAGAGCTGATCGCTGCGGCCCATGCCAGCTGCTTCACGATGGCGCTGGCGTTCCAGCTGGCCGACACGGGACACGAAGACGGCACGCTGACCACCGACGCACAAGTCAGCCTGGAAAAGGACGGGGACGGCTTCACCGTGACGAAGTCCGCGCTCAGCCTGAAAGGCAAGGTGCCCGGGCTGGACGAGGCGAAATTCATGGAGCTGGCGGAGAAGGCAAAGGCCAATTGCCCCATCTCCAAGCTGCTGAACGCCGAGATCACGCTCGACGCGAAATTCGAAGGCTAA
- a CDS encoding helix-turn-helix transcriptional regulator, whose product MPPDLENEVRCYREARGWTQAQLAEAMGVSRKTVNTVENGVFNPSVVVALKFSAALGQPVETLFRLTGTD is encoded by the coding sequence ATGCCGCCTGATCTGGAAAACGAAGTTCGCTGCTACCGCGAAGCACGTGGGTGGACGCAAGCTCAGCTGGCCGAAGCGATGGGGGTAAGCCGCAAGACCGTGAACACCGTGGAGAACGGAGTCTTCAATCCGTCGGTCGTGGTCGCCCTGAAATTTTCCGCGGCACTAGGTCAGCCGGTCGAAACGCTTTTCCGGCTGACCGGCACCGATTAG
- a CDS encoding YqaA family protein → MISRWLRALYDWVMEKASHPHAEWWLAFFCFIEASFFPVPPHPLLGLMCLAEPKKAIRFGLIATAASVIGGLFGYAIGYLLFDTLGVPLLTAIGLIDSLPAAQCTFDQYGVIAVIIAAATPVPFKLLTITAGFLGMALVPFILASIAGRALIFLTVGILFRVFGRPIKAFIEKYLGLVTTAFVVLVVGGVLAITQLGGGGEDDPCAAAPAEVSGSTAGMSA, encoded by the coding sequence ATGATCAGCCGCTGGCTGCGCGCCTTGTACGACTGGGTGATGGAAAAGGCCTCGCACCCCCATGCGGAATGGTGGCTGGCCTTCTTCTGCTTCATCGAGGCGAGCTTCTTCCCCGTCCCGCCGCATCCGCTGCTGGGGCTGATGTGCCTGGCAGAGCCGAAAAAGGCGATCCGATTCGGCTTGATCGCCACCGCTGCCAGCGTGATCGGCGGCTTGTTCGGCTATGCGATCGGCTACCTGCTCTTCGATACGTTGGGCGTTCCGCTGCTGACCGCGATCGGGCTGATCGACAGCCTGCCGGCGGCGCAATGCACGTTCGACCAGTACGGCGTCATCGCGGTAATCATCGCGGCCGCGACGCCCGTTCCGTTCAAGCTGCTGACGATTACCGCCGGCTTCCTCGGCATGGCGCTGGTGCCGTTCATCCTCGCCAGCATCGCCGGGCGCGCGCTGATCTTCCTGACGGTGGGTATCCTGTTCCGCGTGTTCGGCCGCCCGATCAAGGCGTTCATCGAGAAGTATCTCGGCCTCGTCACCACCGCCTTCGTCGTGCTGGTGGTCGGCGGGGTGCTGGCCATCACCCAGCTGGGTGGCGGCGGCGAGGATGATCCATGCGCCGCCGCGCCCGCCGAAGTCTCGGGTTCGACGGCCGGCATGTCCGCTTGA
- a CDS encoding DNA-packaging protein, whose protein sequence is MSRSKIYAAALPNELDRFVKSLSQPDRDEFDWHFGHSAHDGQLPPDGDWRIWLIMAGRGFGKTRAGAEWVRSVAEADEHARIALVGASLGEVRAVMVEGESGLMSVGPPERRPVFEPSLRRLRWPHGPEAVLYSAAEPESLRGPQHSHAWCDELAKWPSTHGRAEAAWSNLQLGLRLGQRQQVIVTTTPRSVPLLRKLLASEGIAITRGRTEDNARNLPAAFIDAMRGELGNSALGRQELDGELLEDIEGALWSRSLLERCRADRLPEGRLTRVVVGVDPPASARGDACGIVVAAREDDGGAVVLADCSLEKPTPERWARAVAETARAWSADRVVAEANQGGAMVASVLRAADVSLPVKLVHASRGKAARAEPVAALYEAGRVRHAGTFAQLEDEMCGLMAGGGYEGSGRSPDRADALVWALTELMLGKAGRPRVRGF, encoded by the coding sequence ATGAGTCGCTCGAAAATCTATGCCGCAGCGTTGCCGAACGAACTGGACCGCTTCGTGAAGAGCCTGTCGCAGCCGGACAGGGATGAATTCGACTGGCACTTCGGCCACAGTGCGCATGACGGGCAGCTCCCGCCCGATGGCGACTGGCGCATATGGCTGATCATGGCCGGTCGCGGTTTCGGCAAGACGAGGGCGGGTGCCGAGTGGGTCAGGAGCGTTGCCGAGGCCGACGAGCACGCCCGCATCGCGCTGGTCGGCGCATCGCTGGGCGAAGTGCGTGCGGTGATGGTGGAAGGCGAAAGCGGCCTCATGTCGGTCGGCCCGCCGGAGAGGCGTCCGGTTTTCGAACCTTCGCTGCGGCGCCTGCGCTGGCCACACGGGCCCGAAGCGGTGCTGTATTCAGCAGCAGAGCCCGAAAGCCTGCGCGGGCCGCAGCACAGCCATGCATGGTGCGACGAACTGGCCAAATGGCCTTCCACGCACGGCCGGGCCGAGGCGGCGTGGAGCAATTTGCAGCTGGGATTGCGGCTGGGACAACGCCAGCAGGTGATCGTCACCACGACCCCGCGCAGTGTCCCGCTCCTGCGCAAGCTGCTCGCCAGCGAGGGGATCGCAATCACCCGCGGCCGGACGGAGGACAACGCCCGCAACCTGCCCGCTGCCTTCATCGATGCCATGCGCGGCGAGCTCGGCAACAGCGCGCTCGGCCGGCAGGAACTGGACGGCGAGCTACTGGAAGATATCGAAGGCGCGCTGTGGAGCCGCAGCCTGCTTGAACGGTGCCGGGCGGACCGGCTGCCCGAAGGCAGGCTGACCCGCGTGGTGGTGGGCGTGGACCCGCCCGCCTCGGCCCGGGGCGATGCGTGCGGCATCGTGGTGGCCGCGCGCGAGGACGATGGCGGCGCGGTGGTGCTGGCCGATTGTTCGCTCGAAAAGCCCACCCCCGAGCGCTGGGCCCGCGCGGTGGCGGAAACGGCCCGGGCGTGGAGCGCGGACCGGGTGGTCGCGGAAGCGAACCAGGGCGGCGCGATGGTCGCCAGCGTGCTGCGAGCAGCGGATGTCTCGCTGCCGGTGAAGCTGGTCCATGCGAGCCGCGGCAAGGCAGCCCGGGCGGAGCCGGTCGCCGCGCTCTACGAAGCGGGCCGCGTGCGCCACGCCGGCACGTTCGCGCAGCTGGAAGACGAGATGTGCGGCCTGATGGCAGGCGGCGGGTACGAAGGATCAGGCAGATCGCCCGACCGCGCCGACGCGCTGGTCTGGGCGCTCACGGAACTGATGCTGGGCAAAGCCGGGAGGCCGCGGGTGCGGGGGTTCTGA